A DNA window from Vanacampus margaritifer isolate UIUO_Vmar chromosome 19, RoL_Vmar_1.0, whole genome shotgun sequence contains the following coding sequences:
- the fam49a gene encoding CYFIP-related Rac1 interactor A isoform X3 yields MLQERAWNSVCPLVIKLKKFYSFSLRLEEALQSLLESLTCPLYTPTQHLEKEQALAKQFAEILHFTLRFDELKMRIPAIQNDFSYYRRTISRNRINNMNLDIENEVNNEMANRMSLFYAEATPMLKTLSNATTNFVTENKTLPLENTTDCLSTMASVCKVMLETPEYSSRFSSEDTLLFCMRVMVGVIILYDHVHPNGAFNKSSKIDMKGCIKVLKDQPADNVEGLLNALKFTTKHLNDESTPKNIRTMLQ; encoded by the exons ATGCTTCAGGAGCGAGCCTGGAACTCGGTGTGCCCTCTTGTTATCAAACTCAAGAagttttacagtttttctctgAGACTAG AGGAGGCTCTACAGAGTTTGTTGGAGTCCCTGACATGTCCGCTCTACACGCCCACTCAGCACCTGGAAAAGGAGCAGGCGTTGGCCAAACAGTTTGCAGAAATCCTCCACTTCACTCTCCGCTTTGATGAGCTCAAG ATGAGGATTCCCGCCATCCAGAATGACTTCAGCTACTATAGAAGAACCATCAGTCGAAACCGGATAAACAACATGAAT CTGGATATTGAAAATGAAGTTAATAACGAGATGGCCAATAGGATGTCTTTATTCTACGCCGAAGCCACGCCGATGCTGAAAACGCTCAGCAACGCAACCACAAACTTTGTCACTGAA AACAAAACTCTACCACTGGAGAACACAACGGACTGTCTGAGCACCATGGCCAGCGTCTGTAAAGTCATGTTGGAGACACC GGAATACTCAAGTCGTTTCAGCAGCGAGGACACACTCCTGTTCTGCATGAGGGTCATGGTCGGTGTCATCATTCTCTATGACCATGTTCATCCCAACGGTGCcttcaacaagtcctccaagATCGAC ATGAAAGGCTGCATAAAAGTGCTGAAGGACCAGCCTGCGGACAACGTAGAAGGCCTGCTGAATGCCCTCAA ATTCACCACAAAACACCTGAATGATGAGTCCACTCCAAAAAACATCCGGACAATGCTCcagtaa
- the fam49a gene encoding CYFIP-related Rac1 interactor A isoform X2, with amino-acid sequence MGNLLKVLTREIENYPHFFLDFENAQPTEGECDVWNQVNAVLQDSESILLGLQAYKGAGQEIRDAIQNPSDFMLQERAWNSVCPLVIKLKKFYSFSLRLEEALQSLLESLTCPLYTPTQHLEKEQALAKQFAEILHFTLRFDELKMRIPAIQNDFSYYRRTISRNRINNMNLDIENEVNNEMANRMSLFYAEATPMLKTLSNATTNFVTENKTLPLENTTDCLSTMASVCKVMLETPEYSSRFSSEDTLLFCMRVMVGVIILYDHVHPNGAFNKSSKIDMKGCIKVLKDQPADNVEGLLNALKFTTKHLNDESTPKNIRTMLQ; translated from the exons ATGGGTAACCTGCTAAAAGTCCTTACAAGGGAAATAGAGAACTATCCACACTTTTTCCTGGACTTTGAAA ATGCGCAACCCACAGAAGGAGAGTGTGATGTCTGGAACCAGGTGAACGCCGTTCTTCAGGACTCTGAAAGCATCCTGTTGGGTCTACAGGCATACAAAGGAGCCGGACAGGAGATCAGAGAT GCAATTCAAAATCCGAGCGACTTCATGCTTCAGGAGCGAGCCTGGAACTCGGTGTGCCCTCTTGTTATCAAACTCAAGAagttttacagtttttctctgAGACTAG AGGAGGCTCTACAGAGTTTGTTGGAGTCCCTGACATGTCCGCTCTACACGCCCACTCAGCACCTGGAAAAGGAGCAGGCGTTGGCCAAACAGTTTGCAGAAATCCTCCACTTCACTCTCCGCTTTGATGAGCTCAAG ATGAGGATTCCCGCCATCCAGAATGACTTCAGCTACTATAGAAGAACCATCAGTCGAAACCGGATAAACAACATGAAT CTGGATATTGAAAATGAAGTTAATAACGAGATGGCCAATAGGATGTCTTTATTCTACGCCGAAGCCACGCCGATGCTGAAAACGCTCAGCAACGCAACCACAAACTTTGTCACTGAA AACAAAACTCTACCACTGGAGAACACAACGGACTGTCTGAGCACCATGGCCAGCGTCTGTAAAGTCATGTTGGAGACACC GGAATACTCAAGTCGTTTCAGCAGCGAGGACACACTCCTGTTCTGCATGAGGGTCATGGTCGGTGTCATCATTCTCTATGACCATGTTCATCCCAACGGTGCcttcaacaagtcctccaagATCGAC ATGAAAGGCTGCATAAAAGTGCTGAAGGACCAGCCTGCGGACAACGTAGAAGGCCTGCTGAATGCCCTCAA ATTCACCACAAAACACCTGAATGATGAGTCCACTCCAAAAAACATCCGGACAATGCTCcagtaa
- the fam49a gene encoding CYFIP-related Rac1 interactor A isoform X1 — protein sequence MGNLLKVLTCTELEQGPNFFLDFENAQPTEGECDVWNQVNAVLQDSESILLGLQAYKGAGQEIRDAIQNPSDFMLQERAWNSVCPLVIKLKKFYSFSLRLEEALQSLLESLTCPLYTPTQHLEKEQALAKQFAEILHFTLRFDELKMRIPAIQNDFSYYRRTISRNRINNMNLDIENEVNNEMANRMSLFYAEATPMLKTLSNATTNFVTENKTLPLENTTDCLSTMASVCKVMLETPEYSSRFSSEDTLLFCMRVMVGVIILYDHVHPNGAFNKSSKIDMKGCIKVLKDQPADNVEGLLNALKFTTKHLNDESTPKNIRTMLQ from the exons ATGGGGAATCTGTTAAAAGTGCTCACTTGCACCGAGCTTGAACAGGGGCCAAACTTTTTCCTTGACTTTGAAA ATGCGCAACCCACAGAAGGAGAGTGTGATGTCTGGAACCAGGTGAACGCCGTTCTTCAGGACTCTGAAAGCATCCTGTTGGGTCTACAGGCATACAAAGGAGCCGGACAGGAGATCAGAGAT GCAATTCAAAATCCGAGCGACTTCATGCTTCAGGAGCGAGCCTGGAACTCGGTGTGCCCTCTTGTTATCAAACTCAAGAagttttacagtttttctctgAGACTAG AGGAGGCTCTACAGAGTTTGTTGGAGTCCCTGACATGTCCGCTCTACACGCCCACTCAGCACCTGGAAAAGGAGCAGGCGTTGGCCAAACAGTTTGCAGAAATCCTCCACTTCACTCTCCGCTTTGATGAGCTCAAG ATGAGGATTCCCGCCATCCAGAATGACTTCAGCTACTATAGAAGAACCATCAGTCGAAACCGGATAAACAACATGAAT CTGGATATTGAAAATGAAGTTAATAACGAGATGGCCAATAGGATGTCTTTATTCTACGCCGAAGCCACGCCGATGCTGAAAACGCTCAGCAACGCAACCACAAACTTTGTCACTGAA AACAAAACTCTACCACTGGAGAACACAACGGACTGTCTGAGCACCATGGCCAGCGTCTGTAAAGTCATGTTGGAGACACC GGAATACTCAAGTCGTTTCAGCAGCGAGGACACACTCCTGTTCTGCATGAGGGTCATGGTCGGTGTCATCATTCTCTATGACCATGTTCATCCCAACGGTGCcttcaacaagtcctccaagATCGAC ATGAAAGGCTGCATAAAAGTGCTGAAGGACCAGCCTGCGGACAACGTAGAAGGCCTGCTGAATGCCCTCAA ATTCACCACAAAACACCTGAATGATGAGTCCACTCCAAAAAACATCCGGACAATGCTCcagtaa